From Sphingomonas hengshuiensis, one genomic window encodes:
- a CDS encoding FAD-dependent oxidoreductase gives MKTPARRRNRLLPIAAIVALAAASCTAGSTPPQRVAAAGSDLVIYGCTSAGVIAAITAREHGKSVTLLCQRDYVGGMTTNGLGYSDTGNHGVIGGLSLEFYKRLKQHYDQPAAWKHGADRAAQQPGFVADGAQWIFEPSAAEAVYDSWLASAGVTPVFDSLIDRGPGGVEKAGDRIVSIRTMGGKRYAGRMFIDATYEGDLMAAAGVGYTTGRESNQTYGETLNGVQLAKTTSHQFEADVDPYRIPGRPESGLLPYVSGERPQPDGTGDDKIQAYTYRLCLTDVAANRAPLPRPADYDAGDYQLLARYLAKGFNEVFRKFDRVPNGKTDVNNWGAFSFDGIGLNHAYPEASYAERDAILAKHVRYQQGLLWFLGHDPQVPAAVRTEMSRWGLCKDEFVRNGNWPREIYVREGRRMASDFVMAEPHLRGKSPTPEPVGMGSYNMDSHNVQRIVDARGFARNEGNIEVNPGDAYPISYRAIVPKRAEASNLLVPVALSASHIAYGSIRMEPVFMILGQSAATAAALAIDARVAVQDVDYAALRKDLLAHGQTLEKPARALERRMDN, from the coding sequence ATGAAGACTCCAGCCCGTCGCCGGAACCGCCTCCTCCCCATCGCCGCGATCGTCGCGCTTGCGGCCGCGTCCTGCACCGCAGGCAGCACCCCGCCGCAGCGCGTGGCCGCGGCGGGAAGCGACCTCGTAATCTATGGCTGCACCTCGGCGGGGGTGATCGCCGCGATCACCGCGCGCGAGCATGGCAAGTCGGTCACTTTGCTGTGCCAGCGCGACTATGTCGGCGGGATGACGACCAACGGGCTCGGCTATTCCGATACCGGCAATCACGGCGTCATCGGCGGGCTCTCGCTGGAATTCTACAAGCGGCTCAAGCAGCATTATGACCAGCCCGCGGCGTGGAAGCACGGCGCCGATCGCGCCGCGCAGCAGCCCGGCTTCGTCGCCGATGGGGCGCAGTGGATCTTCGAGCCCAGCGCCGCCGAGGCGGTGTATGATTCATGGCTCGCCAGCGCGGGCGTGACGCCGGTCTTCGACAGCCTGATCGATCGCGGCCCCGGCGGCGTCGAAAAGGCGGGCGACCGGATCGTCTCGATCCGCACCATGGGCGGCAAGCGCTATGCCGGACGCATGTTCATCGACGCGACCTATGAGGGCGACCTGATGGCGGCGGCGGGGGTGGGCTACACCACGGGCCGCGAGTCCAACCAGACCTATGGCGAGACGCTGAACGGGGTCCAGCTCGCCAAGACCACGAGCCACCAGTTCGAGGCGGATGTCGATCCCTATCGGATTCCCGGACGGCCCGAGAGCGGGCTGCTGCCCTATGTCTCGGGCGAGCGACCCCAGCCCGACGGCACCGGCGATGACAAGATCCAGGCCTATACCTATCGCCTGTGCCTGACCGACGTCGCCGCGAACCGCGCGCCGCTCCCGCGCCCTGCCGATTATGACGCGGGCGACTATCAGCTGCTGGCGCGCTATCTCGCCAAGGGCTTCAACGAAGTGTTCCGCAAGTTCGACCGCGTCCCCAACGGCAAGACCGACGTCAATAACTGGGGGGCGTTCTCGTTCGACGGGATCGGGCTGAACCATGCCTATCCCGAGGCGAGCTATGCCGAACGCGATGCGATATTGGCGAAGCATGTCCGCTATCAGCAGGGTCTGTTGTGGTTCCTGGGCCATGATCCACAGGTGCCCGCAGCGGTGCGCACCGAAATGTCGCGCTGGGGGCTGTGCAAGGACGAATTCGTCCGCAACGGCAACTGGCCGCGCGAAATCTATGTTCGCGAAGGGCGCCGGATGGCGTCCGATTTCGTGATGGCCGAGCCCCATCTGCGCGGCAAGAGCCCGACGCCGGAGCCGGTCGGGATGGGATCGTACAACATGGACTCGCACAATGTGCAGCGCATCGTCGATGCGCGCGGCTTTGCCCGCAACGAAGGCAATATCGAAGTGAACCCGGGCGACGCCTATCCGATCAGCTATCGCGCGATCGTGCCGAAGCGGGCGGAGGCATCCAACCTGCTCGTGCCGGTGGCATTGTCGGCGTCGCACATCGCCTATGGCTCGATCCGGATGGAGCCGGTGTTCATGATCCTCGGCCAGTCCGCCGCGACTGCCGCCGCGCTCGCGATCGACGCGCGCGTGGCGGTGCAGGACGTCGACTATGCGGCGCTGCGCAAGGATCTGCTCGCGCATGGCCAGACGCTCGAAAAGCCGGCGCGCGCGCTGGAGCGGCGGATGGACAATTAG
- a CDS encoding alpha/beta fold hydrolase encodes MATIKTSDGTEIFYKDWGPKTAQPIVFHHGWPLTADDWDTQMMFFLANGFRVIAHDRRGHGRSTQTDTGNEMDTYAADVAALTDHLDLKGAVHIGHSTGGGEVARYVARAKPGRVAKAVLVAAVPPIMVKTASNPGGLPMEVFDGIRTQVATNRAQFFLDLPTGPFYGFNRDGAKVLPGVIQNWWRQGMMGGAKAHYDCVAAFAQTDFTEDLKQIKVPTLVMHGDDDQIVPYQDAGVLSAKLVKGAELKIYKGYPHGMLTTHADVLNPDLLAFIRA; translated from the coding sequence ATGGCGACCATCAAGACGAGCGACGGCACCGAGATTTTCTACAAGGACTGGGGCCCCAAGACCGCCCAGCCGATCGTGTTCCACCATGGCTGGCCGCTGACCGCCGACGATTGGGACACGCAGATGATGTTCTTCCTCGCCAACGGCTTTCGCGTGATCGCGCATGACCGCCGCGGGCATGGCCGCTCGACCCAGACCGACACCGGCAACGAGATGGATACCTATGCCGCCGACGTCGCGGCGCTGACCGACCATCTCGACCTCAAGGGCGCCGTGCATATCGGCCATTCGACCGGCGGCGGTGAAGTCGCACGCTATGTCGCCCGCGCCAAGCCGGGTCGCGTCGCCAAGGCTGTCCTCGTCGCTGCGGTGCCGCCGATCATGGTCAAGACCGCCAGCAACCCCGGCGGACTGCCGATGGAGGTGTTCGACGGCATCCGCACCCAGGTCGCGACCAACCGCGCGCAATTCTTCCTCGACCTGCCGACCGGCCCGTTTTACGGCTTCAACCGCGACGGCGCGAAGGTGCTGCCCGGCGTGATCCAGAATTGGTGGCGCCAGGGGATGATGGGCGGCGCGAAGGCGCATTATGATTGCGTCGCCGCGTTCGCGCAGACCGACTTCACCGAGGACCTCAAGCAGATCAAGGTGCCGACGCTGGTGATGCACGGCGACGACGACCAGATCGTGCCCTATCAGGATGCCGGTGTCCTGTCGGCCAAGCTGGTCAAGGGCGCCGAGCTCAAGATCTACAAGGGCTATCCGCATGGGATGCTGACCACGCATGCCGATGTGCTGAACCCCGATCTGCTGGCGTTCATCCGCGCCTGA
- the pelA gene encoding pectate lyase — MYFIAALGLMLAAPAAPDAGEVIGHMTPAEPITEARIARLPEGQRAAWRAYLERSQAAMRADKAALRAERAALTGPVPERAHDGKTAGMPLDRAPEWYASEAALRVARNIVSFQTPAGGWGKNVNRDAPPRAPGEGYVAGLDPSGKAGGPRAIDDDGWSYVGTIDNDATTTELRFLARVQAQFPGAAGDGYRAAFEKGVRYLLAAQFPNGGWPQVYPLQGGYHDALTFNDGAVADVATLMLSVAARAGDYGFVAAALAEAARVSAERACAVIVQTQVRIGGKPTIWGQQHDALTLAPAGARNFEPIAVSSGESAGLLLFLMRLKDPSPGVVAAVRDGVAWLDAHALHDVAWVVDPARGGRRLVAQPGAAPLWPRYYEIPTARAIFGDRDRSIHDSVDEISEERRNGYAWFVTEPRKAIEAYAKWSAKHASPQ; from the coding sequence ATGTATTTCATTGCTGCGTTGGGGCTGATGCTCGCCGCGCCTGCCGCGCCGGATGCGGGCGAAGTCATTGGCCACATGACCCCCGCCGAACCGATCACCGAGGCGCGGATCGCCCGCCTGCCCGAGGGCCAGCGCGCGGCGTGGCGCGCTTATCTGGAGCGATCCCAGGCGGCGATGCGCGCCGACAAGGCCGCGTTGCGTGCGGAACGCGCTGCGCTGACCGGGCCTGTGCCGGAGCGCGCCCATGACGGGAAGACTGCGGGGATGCCGCTGGACCGCGCACCCGAATGGTATGCCAGCGAAGCCGCGCTGCGCGTGGCGCGCAACATCGTCAGTTTCCAGACGCCCGCAGGCGGTTGGGGCAAGAATGTCAACCGCGACGCGCCCCCGCGCGCGCCCGGCGAAGGCTATGTCGCCGGGCTGGACCCATCGGGCAAGGCGGGCGGGCCGCGCGCGATCGACGATGACGGGTGGAGCTATGTCGGGACGATCGACAATGACGCGACCACCACCGAATTGCGCTTCCTCGCGCGGGTGCAGGCGCAGTTTCCGGGCGCGGCGGGCGACGGCTATCGCGCGGCGTTCGAGAAAGGCGTGCGCTATCTGCTCGCCGCGCAATTCCCCAATGGCGGCTGGCCGCAAGTCTATCCGTTGCAGGGCGGCTATCACGACGCGTTGACCTTCAACGACGGCGCGGTCGCCGATGTCGCGACGCTGATGCTGTCGGTGGCGGCGCGCGCGGGCGATTATGGCTTCGTCGCGGCCGCGCTGGCCGAGGCGGCGCGCGTCTCCGCCGAGCGTGCCTGCGCAGTGATCGTGCAGACGCAGGTGCGTATCGGCGGCAAGCCGACGATCTGGGGGCAGCAGCATGATGCGCTGACGCTCGCCCCGGCGGGCGCGCGCAATTTCGAGCCGATCGCGGTGTCGAGCGGGGAGAGCGCCGGGCTGTTGCTCTTCCTGATGCGGCTGAAGGACCCGTCGCCCGGTGTTGTGGCGGCCGTGCGCGATGGCGTCGCATGGCTCGACGCGCATGCGCTGCACGATGTGGCATGGGTGGTCGATCCGGCACGCGGCGGGCGGCGGCTGGTGGCGCAGCCGGGCGCCGCGCCGCTATGGCCGCGCTATTACGAGATACCGACGGCGCGGGCGATCTTCGGCGATCGCGACCGCAGCATCCATGATAGCGTCGACGAGATCAGCGAAGAGCGCCGCAACGGCTATGCCTGGTTCGTGACCGAGCCGCGCAAGGCGATCGAGGCCTATGCCAAATGGAGCGCGAAGCACGCATCGCCTCAATGA
- the phhA gene encoding phenylalanine 4-monooxygenase translates to MENPDILPPAGAAPDWTIPQDWARYTPDEHAMWDRLFARQAKMLPGRAAPEYLEGLEMLRMSRPGIPNFDELSERLMQATGWQVVAVPGLVPEAVFFDHLANRRFVAGRFIRTPDQLDYLEEPDIFHDVFGHVPLLANPVFADYMQAYGQGGQRAAGLGAIDNLARLYWYTVEFGLIRSDAGLRIYGAGIVSSYGESVFALDDPSPNRLGFDLQRLMRTKYRIDDYQQNYFVIDSFDQLLRQTLDTDFGPLYDKIQALPEIEIETILPSDTVYTSGTQAYARAKEAQAI, encoded by the coding sequence ATGGAAAACCCCGATATCCTTCCCCCTGCCGGGGCCGCACCAGACTGGACGATTCCGCAGGACTGGGCGCGCTACACCCCGGACGAACACGCGATGTGGGACCGGCTGTTCGCGCGTCAGGCCAAGATGCTCCCCGGTCGCGCCGCGCCCGAATATCTCGAGGGGCTCGAGATGCTGCGCATGTCGCGCCCGGGCATCCCCAATTTCGACGAACTGTCCGAACGGCTGATGCAGGCGACCGGCTGGCAAGTCGTGGCGGTGCCTGGGTTGGTGCCTGAGGCGGTGTTCTTCGATCACCTCGCCAATCGCCGCTTCGTCGCGGGGCGCTTCATCCGCACGCCCGACCAGCTCGATTATCTGGAGGAGCCCGATATCTTCCACGACGTGTTCGGCCATGTTCCGCTGCTCGCGAACCCGGTATTCGCCGACTATATGCAGGCCTATGGCCAGGGCGGACAGCGCGCGGCGGGGCTGGGCGCGATCGACAATCTGGCGCGGCTCTATTGGTACACCGTCGAATTCGGGCTGATCCGCAGCGATGCGGGCCTGCGCATCTATGGCGCGGGGATCGTGTCCTCCTATGGCGAGTCGGTGTTCGCGCTCGACGACCCCTCGCCCAACCGGCTGGGCTTCGACCTACAGCGGCTGATGCGCACCAAATACCGGATCGACGATTACCAGCAGAACTACTTCGTGATCGACAGCTTCGACCAACTGCTCCGCCAGACGCTCGATACCGATTTCGGACCGCTCTACGACAAAATCCAGGCGCTGCCCGAGATCGAGATCGAGACGATCCTGCCCAGCGACACCGTCTATACAAGCGGCACCCAGGCGTACGCGCGGGCCAAGGAGGCGCAGGCGATCTGA
- a CDS encoding family 43 glycosylhydrolase produces the protein MDITRRDAFGAALAGTAAAMLRPGDAAAAPAQAKPVPQWKRGLDNQRIADLGDGRFLNPLLAGDRPDPAILKDGNDYYMTFSSFESYPGLTIWHSKDLVNWQPRKAALTKNIGSVWAVSLEKHKGRYFLYIPVKASPNSIFVIWSDHIDGPWSEPIDLKLPNHIDPCHAVGEDGSRCLFLSGGNRVRLSDDGLSLAGTVEHVYDPWHYPEDWDVEGFAPEGPKIHRHGGWFYMITAVGGTAGPPTGHMVIAARSRSIHGPWENCPANPLVRTVSNDEKWWSRGHASLVEAPDGSWWAIYHGYENGFWTLGRQALMDPIEWTADGWLRMKGGDLSQPIAKPRGGVALPHGQALSDDFRTLELGSKWNFFRPAPDETSRAAVRDGALVLQARGTAPSSSSPLLLIAGDPAYQFECDIEIDAGGTAGLLLFYDDKLYCGLGFDKDRFVTHQYGIERGRPANPHGTRMKMRVTNNRHIVSYHTSGDGGATWKRFDRGMEVSGYHHNVRGGFLMLRPGLYSAGSGAARFRNFRFRAL, from the coding sequence ATGGACATAACCCGTCGCGACGCATTCGGAGCCGCGCTTGCAGGCACGGCGGCGGCGATGCTCCGCCCCGGCGACGCCGCCGCGGCTCCCGCGCAGGCGAAGCCCGTGCCGCAGTGGAAGCGCGGGCTCGACAACCAGCGCATCGCCGATCTGGGCGATGGCCGCTTCCTCAACCCGCTGCTCGCCGGCGACCGCCCCGATCCCGCCATCCTGAAGGACGGCAACGATTATTACATGACCTTCTCCAGCTTCGAATCCTATCCCGGCCTGACCATCTGGCATTCGAAGGATCTGGTGAACTGGCAACCGCGCAAGGCTGCGCTGACGAAGAATATCGGCTCGGTCTGGGCCGTCAGCCTGGAGAAGCACAAGGGCCGCTATTTCCTCTACATCCCCGTCAAGGCGAGCCCCAATTCGATCTTCGTCATCTGGTCCGATCACATCGATGGGCCGTGGAGCGAGCCGATCGACCTCAAGCTGCCCAACCATATCGATCCGTGCCATGCGGTGGGCGAGGACGGTTCACGCTGCCTGTTCCTTTCGGGGGGCAATCGCGTCCGGCTGTCCGACGACGGACTGTCGCTGGCGGGGACGGTCGAGCATGTCTATGATCCCTGGCATTATCCCGAGGATTGGGACGTGGAGGGCTTCGCCCCCGAAGGCCCCAAGATCCATCGCCATGGCGGCTGGTTCTACATGATCACGGCAGTAGGCGGCACCGCCGGCCCGCCCACCGGCCATATGGTGATCGCCGCCCGATCGCGATCGATCCATGGACCCTGGGAGAATTGCCCCGCCAATCCGCTGGTCCGCACCGTCAGCAACGACGAGAAATGGTGGTCGCGCGGCCATGCCTCGCTGGTCGAGGCCCCCGACGGCAGCTGGTGGGCGATCTATCACGGCTATGAGAACGGGTTCTGGACGCTGGGCCGCCAGGCGCTGATGGACCCGATCGAATGGACCGCCGACGGGTGGCTGCGGATGAAGGGCGGCGACCTGTCACAGCCGATCGCCAAGCCCCGCGGCGGCGTCGCGCTGCCGCATGGACAGGCGCTGTCGGACGATTTCCGCACGCTGGAACTGGGCAGCAAGTGGAATTTCTTCCGCCCCGCCCCCGACGAGACCAGCCGCGCCGCCGTCCGCGACGGCGCATTGGTGCTCCAGGCGCGGGGCACCGCGCCCAGCAGTTCGTCGCCGCTGCTGCTGATCGCGGGCGACCCTGCCTATCAGTTCGAATGCGATATCGAGATCGACGCGGGCGGCACCGCCGGGCTGCTGCTGTTCTACGACGACAAGCTCTATTGCGGGCTGGGCTTCGACAAGGACCGCTTCGTCACACACCAATATGGCATCGAACGCGGTCGCCCTGCGAACCCGCATGGCACGCGGATGAAGATGCGCGTGACCAACAACCGCCACATCGTCTCCTATCACACCAGCGGTGACGGCGGCGCGACGTGGAAGCGGTTCGATCGTGGGATGGAGGTGTCGGGCTACCACCATAATGTCCGCGGCGGCTTCCTGATGCTCCGTCCCGGCCTGTATTCGGCGGGAAGCGGCGCCGCGCGCTTCCGCAACTTCCGGTTCCGGGCGCTTTAG
- a CDS encoding Lrp/AsnC family transcriptional regulator has translation MDAIDRRILAELQIDGGLSHADLAERVGASAASCWRRVKALEAAGVLQATVRLVDPAAVGRGVNVLCNLRVRSHTREVRASFEAFVRSRPEILDCYSMSGDWDYLLRVVAADVADYERFLMGTLLEHPSVGAASSHFALAQVKHTTAIPIG, from the coding sequence ATCGATGCCATCGACCGCCGTATCCTCGCCGAGCTTCAGATCGATGGCGGACTCAGCCATGCCGACCTGGCCGAGCGCGTCGGCGCTTCGGCCGCTTCCTGCTGGCGCCGGGTCAAGGCACTGGAGGCGGCGGGGGTGCTGCAAGCCACGGTGCGGCTGGTCGATCCGGCGGCGGTCGGACGCGGCGTCAATGTGTTGTGCAACCTGCGCGTGCGCAGCCACACCCGCGAGGTCCGCGCCAGCTTCGAGGCATTTGTGCGCTCGCGCCCCGAAATCCTCGATTGCTATTCGATGTCGGGGGACTGGGACTATCTGCTCCGCGTCGTCGCCGCCGACGTCGCCGATTATGAGCGCTTCCTGATGGGGACGCTGCTCGAACACCCCTCGGTCGGGGCGGCATCGTCGCATTTCGCGCTCGCGCAGGTGAAGCACACCACGGCGATCCCGATCGGCTGA